One Littorina saxatilis isolate snail1 linkage group LG1, US_GU_Lsax_2.0, whole genome shotgun sequence genomic window carries:
- the LOC138950374 gene encoding neuronal acetylcholine receptor subunit alpha-7-like, producing the protein MQMNGRIKLHAFGLVFIMILTLSENGFVSASAKKNESNLIRKVLLKYYDTAVRPVLEPTEPLPVNVSIGIKAFIEVDTKKQTMTSFGWLKVEWFDAFLTWNKSEYGIGNVFLPSKDIWHPELVIFNTVKKMDELEGQMIKVKVRHDGKVKWFAGGLFQTFCSIDISRYPVDTQSCSIEVVSWSLNTLFIDLRISQDPFDITLMENHPEWMLVGTGSENVIRGNNFVALRFTFTLKRKVLFYVINIILPIVLLSLMNCLVFLLPVESGEKMTVSVTVFLSFAVFMTLINESLPKNSDTLCLFNAYVAVQMFLSVCSIVMATVIVFIFDKDNDEEGDRSQKKSGCHRGGVSEGVMHPSGLSAEPTSVRELGPQIGSEGSSPAAQDSSLNHTTSTSNGRISSASSSTDSSLALCRASPSVESSSEQPHAGCLVSVCAFWKLLRKAKDGSAKDRREFSKALDKIFFVLTIFLNVFSGIVFIAIMIGS; encoded by the exons ATGCAAATGAACGGCCGTATCAAGCTCCACGCCTTCGGCCTGGTTTTCATCATGATTTTAACCTTGTCTGAGAACGGCTTTGTCTCCGCCTCGGCGAAGAAGAACGAAAGTAACCTGATTCGTAAGGTTCTTCTGAAGTACTACGACACCGCAGTCCGACCAGTGCTTGAGCCAACAGAACCTCTCCCGGTAAACGTTTCCATCGGCATCAAAGCTTTCATCGAGGTTGACACGAAGAAGCAGACGATGACGTCATTCGGGTGGCTGAAGGTGGAATGGTTTGACGCCTTTTTGACCTGGAACAAATCCGAATACGGGATCGGGAACGTCTTTCTTCCTAGTAAGGATATCTGGCACCCTGAGCTTGTCATCTTCAACACCGTTAAAAAGATGGACGAGCTAGAAGGCCagatgatcaaggtcaaggtgagACATGACGGGAAGGTTAAGTGGTTTGCTGGAGGCTTGTTCCAGACGTTCTGTTCCATCGACATCTCTCGCTACCCCGTGGACACGCAGTCGTGCAGCATTGAGGTCGTCAGCTGGAGCCTCAACACGCTTTTTATCGACCTGAGGATCTCCCAGGACCCCTTCGACATCACCCTGATGGAAAACCACCCGGAGTGGATGCTGGTGGGTACCGGCTCCGAGAACGTCATCAGAGGAAATAACTTCGTGGCCCTGCGATTCACCTTCACCCTCAAGCGAAAG GTGCTGTTCTACGTGATCAACATCATCCTGCCCATCGTGCTGCTGTCGCTGATGAACTGCCTGGTCTTCCTGCTGCCCGTGGAGTCCGGCGAGAAGATGACCGTCAGTGTCACCGTCTTCCTCTCCTTCGCCGTCTTCATGACCCTCATCAACGAATCCCTGCCTAAGAACTCGGACACGCTCTGTCTCTTCAACGCCTATGTCGCCGTGCAGATGTTCCTCAGTGTCTGCTCTATCGTCATGGCAACGGTCATTGTGTTCATATTCGACAAGGACAACGATGAGGAGGGGGACCGGTCGCAGAAAAAGAGTGGTTGCCATCGTGGCGGCGTTTCTGAAGGAGTCATGCATCCGTCTGGGTTGTCCGCTGAACCAACGTCTGTTCGGGAACTCGGTCCACAAATTGGTTCTGAAGGCTCGTCACCTGCCGCACAAGATTCTTCCCTGAATCATACCACATCGACCTCCAACGGCAGAATAAGCTCTGCTTCCTCTTCGACTGATTCTTCACTGGCTTTGTGTCGGGCGTCGCCTTCTGTCGAGAGCTCATCGGAACAGCCTCATGCCGGGTGTTTGGTGTCGGTCTGTGCGTTCTGGAAGCTGCTCAGAAAGGCGAAGGACGGAAGTGCCAAGGACCGAAGAGAATTTTCTAAAGCCTTGGACAAGATCTTCTTTGTTCTTACCATTTTTCTCAACGTTTTCAGTGGAATTGTCTTTATTGCCATCATGATTGGTTCTTAG